The Rhodothermales bacterium genome segment TTCGAAAGCCGAAGGCGCCGTCGCAGGGTCGGTGGCGGCCAAACTGCCGTCCAAATCCAGGTAGATATTCGGCGCCTCAGCGGTCTTCGACAGTGCGTGTCCTCCACGCCATGAACCGGACCTTGGAATGCACATAGATCTGAACGGCAAGAGCGCCCTGGTCACAGGCGCATCGAGAGGCATTGGCGCGGCCATCGCGCTTCGACTGGGCGAGGCCGGTGCACGCGTCGGGCTTCACTATCG includes the following:
- a CDS encoding SDR family NAD(P)-dependent oxidoreductase; the protein is MHIDLNGKSALVTGASRGIGAAIALRLGEAGARVGLHYR